Proteins encoded within one genomic window of Conchiformibius steedae:
- the msrAB gene encoding bifunctional peptide-methionine (S)-S-oxide reductase MsrA/peptide-methionine (R)-S-oxide reductase MsrB, which produces MRTNKKWWQISAAAVAAAVLLLGGTLAGMRGTDAAAADTPLQQLKQLPQANGKSAEALLQAKRPTLVKFWASWCPLCLSELGETEKWAQEAEFQRANLLTVASPAFLGEKKQPDFSQWYGGLDYAKLPVLLNEGGSLAKSLGIKVYPSWVLLDEKGEVARVVRGSLNRAQALALLDNPQAELKSLQQSFYQPDKKTGNKPMNTQTIYLAGGCFWGLEAYFQRIDGVADAVSGYANGKTEKPSYEDVVHRNTGHAETVKVVYDADKLSLDDILQYYFRVIDPTSLNQQGNDRGTQYRTGVYYTNPAEKSVIDAAFAREQKKHSQKIVVENLPLQRFDEAEEYHQDYLLKNPNGYCHIDIRKADEPLPHQKTSAKPSADELRRTLTAEQYRITQENGTERAFSHEYDHLFADGIYVDVVGGQPLFSSADKYDSGCGWPSFTRPIEATAVTEHDDNSYNMHRVEVRSQQADSHLGHVFPDGPQDKGGLRYCINGASLKFIPLEQMDAQGYGAWKDKVKK; this is translated from the coding sequence ATGCGGACAAACAAAAAATGGTGGCAAATCAGCGCAGCAGCAGTGGCAGCGGCGGTTTTGCTGTTGGGCGGGACGCTGGCAGGTATGCGCGGCACAGACGCTGCCGCTGCCGATACGCCCTTGCAGCAGTTAAAACAACTGCCGCAGGCAAACGGCAAATCCGCCGAAGCCTTGCTGCAAGCCAAACGCCCTACTTTGGTTAAATTTTGGGCGAGCTGGTGTCCTTTGTGTTTGAGCGAGTTGGGCGAAACCGAAAAATGGGCACAGGAAGCCGAATTCCAACGCGCCAATTTGCTTACCGTGGCATCGCCTGCCTTTTTGGGCGAGAAAAAACAACCCGATTTCAGCCAATGGTATGGCGGTTTGGATTACGCCAAACTGCCCGTGCTGCTGAACGAAGGCGGTTCGCTGGCAAAATCATTGGGGATTAAAGTGTATCCGTCTTGGGTGCTGTTGGACGAAAAAGGCGAAGTTGCCCGTGTGGTGCGCGGCAGCTTAAACCGCGCCCAAGCCCTTGCCCTGCTCGACAACCCGCAGGCAGAACTCAAATCCCTGCAACAATCGTTTTACCAACCCGATAAAAAAACAGGAAACAAACCGATGAATACCCAAACCATTTATCTGGCAGGCGGCTGCTTTTGGGGCTTGGAAGCCTATTTCCAACGCATTGACGGCGTAGCCGATGCCGTATCGGGCTATGCCAACGGCAAAACCGAAAAACCCAGCTATGAAGACGTGGTTCACCGCAACACAGGACACGCCGAAACCGTTAAAGTGGTGTACGATGCCGACAAACTCAGTTTGGACGACATTTTGCAATACTATTTCCGCGTGATTGACCCCACCAGCCTGAACCAACAGGGCAACGACCGCGGCACCCAATACCGCACGGGCGTGTATTACACCAATCCTGCCGAAAAAAGCGTGATTGACGCAGCGTTTGCCCGCGAGCAGAAAAAACACAGTCAAAAAATCGTGGTGGAAAACCTACCCCTGCAACGCTTTGACGAAGCAGAAGAATACCATCAGGATTATTTGTTAAAAAACCCCAACGGCTACTGCCATATTGACATCCGCAAAGCAGACGAACCGCTGCCGCATCAAAAAACCTCTGCCAAACCATCAGCAGACGAACTGCGCCGCACCCTTACCGCCGAGCAATACCGCATCACCCAAGAAAACGGCACAGAACGTGCCTTCAGCCACGAATACGACCATTTGTTTGCCGATGGCATTTATGTGGACGTGGTGGGTGGACAGCCTCTGTTCAGCTCTGCCGACAAATACGATTCGGGCTGCGGTTGGCCCAGCTTTACCCGCCCGATTGAAGCTACTGCCGTTACCGAACACGACGACAACAGCTACAATATGCACCGCGTGGAAGTGCGCAGCCAACAGGCAGATTCACATTTGGGACACGTTTTCCCCGATGGTCCGCAGGATAAAGGCGGATTGCGCTACTGCATTAACGGCGCGAGTTTGAAATTTATCCCGCTGGAACAAATGGACGCGCAAGGCTACGGCGCGTGGAAAGACAAAGTGAAAAAATAG
- a CDS encoding amino acid ABC transporter substrate-binding protein, whose protein sequence is MLKHTLALSVCALFLSACGQQPQQQTAASAASGTAAPAANSDGSLMERISSKGTITVGTEGTYAPFTYHDKDGKLTGYDVEVTRAVANKLGVKVEFRETQWDAMLAGLKGGRFDMIANQVALTTPERQATFDKSEPYNWSGPMMLARADETRIKTLEDIKGLNAAQTLSSNYGEMAVAAQAKIVPVDGMAQALLLVQQRRADLTLNDSLALLDYLKKTPDSGLKVVWQAAGDKKVGAGLVLNKGNTEALEKINQAMRELHQDGTLKKLSEEFFGADVTVK, encoded by the coding sequence ATGTTGAAACACACCCTTGCCCTTTCCGTATGCGCCTTGTTTTTGAGCGCCTGCGGACAGCAGCCGCAACAGCAAACCGCCGCATCTGCCGCTTCAGGCACAGCCGCACCCGCCGCCAATTCCGACGGCAGCCTGATGGAACGCATCAGCAGCAAAGGCACGATTACCGTGGGCACGGAAGGCACTTACGCCCCGTTTACCTATCACGATAAAGACGGCAAATTAACGGGCTACGATGTGGAAGTGACCCGCGCCGTTGCCAATAAATTGGGCGTAAAAGTAGAATTCCGCGAAACCCAGTGGGACGCGATGCTGGCGGGTTTGAAAGGCGGACGTTTTGACATGATTGCCAACCAAGTGGCACTCACCACCCCCGAGCGTCAGGCAACCTTTGACAAATCCGAACCTTATAACTGGAGCGGTCCAATGATGCTGGCGCGCGCAGACGAAACCCGCATCAAAACTTTAGAAGACATTAAAGGCTTGAACGCCGCGCAAACCTTGAGCAGCAACTACGGCGAAATGGCGGTTGCCGCACAAGCCAAAATCGTGCCTGTTGACGGTATGGCGCAAGCCCTGTTGCTGGTGCAGCAACGCCGCGCCGATTTAACCCTCAACGACTCACTGGCGCTGTTGGACTACCTGAAAAAAACCCCCGATTCGGGCTTAAAAGTGGTGTGGCAGGCAGCAGGCGACAAAAAAGTGGGCGCAGGTTTGGTGTTGAACAAAGGCAATACCGAAGCCTTGGAAAAAATCAACCAAGCCATGCGCGAACTGCACCAAGATGGTACGCTGAAAAAATTGAGTGAAGAATTTTTTGGCGCAGACGTTACCGTCAAATAA
- a CDS encoding amino acid ABC transporter permease: protein MLNSLLASLPFMDATRAEMLVGAFWPMLKAGILVSVPLAVASFIIGMAIAVAVALLRISPVRTRTHRILLRLCKAYISIIRGTPMLVQICVVFYGLPAIGIYINPIPAAIIGFSLNVGAYGSETVRAAILSVPKGQWEAGYSIGMTHIQTFRRIIAPQAFRVAVPPLSNSFIALFKDTSLASFVTVTEMFRVAQQHGNARYDMLPVYIQAGLMYWCFCWVLFWAQARLEKHFSRHTVKTS from the coding sequence GTGTTAAACAGTCTTTTGGCTTCGCTGCCGTTTATGGATGCCACCCGCGCCGAAATGTTGGTCGGCGCGTTTTGGCCCATGCTGAAAGCAGGCATTTTGGTGTCGGTGCCGCTTGCCGTGGCATCGTTTATTATCGGCATGGCGATTGCCGTTGCCGTGGCGCTGCTGCGGATTAGCCCCGTGCGCACGCGCACCCACCGCATTTTGTTGCGCCTGTGCAAAGCCTATATTTCCATTATTCGCGGCACGCCCATGCTGGTGCAGATTTGCGTGGTGTTTTACGGTTTGCCCGCCATTGGCATTTACATCAACCCCATTCCCGCCGCCATTATTGGTTTTTCGCTGAATGTGGGCGCATACGGCTCGGAAACGGTACGCGCTGCCATTTTGTCTGTTCCAAAAGGACAATGGGAAGCAGGCTATTCCATCGGCATGACCCATATTCAAACTTTCCGCCGCATTATTGCCCCACAAGCCTTCCGCGTTGCCGTACCGCCGTTAAGCAATTCGTTTATCGCCCTGTTTAAAGACACTTCTTTGGCAAGTTTTGTCACCGTTACCGAAATGTTCCGCGTGGCGCAGCAGCACGGCAACGCCCGTTACGATATGTTGCCCGTTTACATACAGGCAGGTTTGATGTACTGGTGTTTTTGCTGGGTGCTGTTTTGGGCGCAAGCGCGTTTGGAAAAACATTTCAGCCGCCACACCGTCAAAACTTCTTAA
- a CDS encoding amino acid ABC transporter ATP-binding protein, with protein sequence MIKIRNIHKRFGTHNILNGIDLDIIKGQVVVILGPSGSGKTTFLRCLNALEVPEQGSITFEAEPPLHIDFARLPDQNEILALRRRSGMVFQQYNLFPHKTALENIMEAPVQVQGKLPAKARLQASELLEKVGLADKADLYPEQLSGGQQQRVGIARALALQPELMLFDEPTSALDPELVQEVLKTMKELANEGRTMLVVTHEIQFALDVADVVVVMDEGKIVEKGFPEDLFRDPQHERTRAFLSRIAVQPPPAAA encoded by the coding sequence ATGATTAAAATCCGCAATATCCATAAACGCTTTGGCACGCACAATATTTTAAACGGCATTGATTTAGACATCATCAAAGGACAAGTGGTGGTGATTTTAGGACCTTCAGGTTCAGGCAAAACCACTTTTTTGCGCTGCTTAAACGCATTGGAAGTGCCCGAACAGGGCAGCATCACATTTGAAGCCGAACCGCCGCTGCACATTGATTTTGCCCGCCTGCCCGACCAAAACGAAATCCTCGCCCTGCGCCGCCGTTCGGGCATGGTGTTTCAGCAATACAATCTGTTCCCTCACAAAACCGCTTTGGAAAACATTATGGAAGCGCCCGTACAGGTGCAGGGCAAACTGCCCGCCAAAGCCCGTTTGCAAGCCAGCGAGCTGTTGGAAAAAGTGGGCTTGGCAGACAAAGCCGATTTGTATCCCGAACAGCTTTCGGGCGGACAGCAGCAGCGTGTGGGCATTGCCCGCGCCCTTGCCCTGCAACCCGAACTGATGCTGTTTGACGAACCCACTTCCGCGCTGGACCCCGAACTGGTGCAGGAAGTGCTGAAAACCATGAAAGAACTCGCCAACGAAGGGCGCACCATGCTGGTGGTCACCCACGAAATCCAGTTTGCGCTGGACGTGGCAGACGTGGTGGTGGTAATGGACGAAGGCAAAATCGTGGAAAAAGGCTTTCCTGAAGATTTGTTCCGCGACCCGCAGCACGAGCGCACCCGCGCCTTTTTAAGCCGCATCGCCGTGCAACCGCCGCCGGCCGCTGCCTAA